One Mugil cephalus isolate CIBA_MC_2020 chromosome 10, CIBA_Mcephalus_1.1, whole genome shotgun sequence genomic window carries:
- the rassf10a gene encoding ras association domain-containing protein 10, with amino-acid sequence MEPEDGKISVWVCREEKLVSGLTKRTTCADVVKVLLEDQNLQQGASAAMLSGSPQSYCVVEKWRGFERILPNKTKILRLWSAWGDEQENVRFVLVKNEASLPNNGPRSAEARVVQSRESGGPGGLLKGTARTCWTAAAAAANLSQEKQRRIVRKAFRKLDKMNKKKEQTVSKDKGSVEKMETLVHLVISQDHTIRQQIQRIKELDREIERYEAKVHFDRIKRHGVNYVQDTYMVDASDSSSDCKRKAERQDARCTAEALAQFEEYARRCEEVVRLQEELTEREALVESITGEIQEELNRRWMKRRREERGTEAAQDADSLAEEMCLTASTAPAVEPDVESLSENEVALEEERIKTQLDTSLYIGLRLKTDLDAIRGDLDLSLALWETKESELLDLLAKVETMEIEQVNKNDDGKGEVGAGGAEAEAAGSAEKSGCWVEQARGLSKACNTNDEDSDTGLSSMHSQDSDNPPVCESLV; translated from the coding sequence ATGGAGCCGGAGGACGGGAAGATCTCGGTATGGGTCTGCCGGGAGGAAAAGCTCGTCTCCGGGCTGACGAAGCGAACCACCTGCGCCGACGTGGTCAAGGTGTTGCTGGAGGACCAGAACCTGCAGCAGGGCGCCTCGGCGGCGATGCTGTCCGGCTCCCCTCAGTCCTACTGCGTGGTGGAGAAGTGGAGAGGCTTCGAGAGGATTTTGCCCAACAAGACCAAAATCCTCCGGCTGTGGAGCGCCTGGGGAGACGAGCAGGAGAACGTCCGCTTCGTCCTGGTGAAGAACGAAGCGTCGCTGCCCAACAACGGGCCCCGCAGCGCAGAGGCCCGAGTAGTCCAGAGCAGGGAGAGCGGCGGCCCGGGCGGACTGCTCAAGGGCACCGCCAGGACATGCTGGACCGCcgcggctgctgctgccaacCTGTCCCAGGAGAAGCAGAGGCGCATCGTCAGGAAGGCTTTCAGAAAGTTggataaaatgaacaaaaagaaagagcagaCGGTTTCTAAGGATAAGGGCTCCGTGGAGAAGATGGAGACGTTGGTTCACCTGGTGATTTCTCAGGACCACACTATCCGGCAGCAGATCCAGAGGATCAAGGAGCTGGACCGGGAGATCGAGCGCTACGAGGCCAAAGTACACTTCGACCGTATCAAGAGACATGGGGTGAACTATGTGCAGGACACATATATGGTGGACGCATCGGATTCTTCTTCGGACTGTAAGCGCAAAGCGGAGCGTCAGGACGCGCGGTGCACCGCGGAGGCGCTTGCGCAGTTCGAGGAATACGCGCGCCGGTGCGAAGAGGTGGTGAGGCTCCAGGAGGAGCTGACGGAGCGGGAAGCGCTGGTAGAGAGCATCACCGGGGAGATCCAGGAGGAGCTCAACCGGAGGTGGATGAAGCGGAGgcgggaggagagagggacGGAGGCGGCGCAGGATGCAGACAGCCTGGCGGAGGAGATGTGCCTCACCGCGTCCACCGCTCCAGCTGTAGAACCGGATGTCGAAAGTCTGTCTGAGAACGAGGTCGcgctggaagaggagaggatcAAAACCCAGCTGGACACCAGTCTGTACATCGGCCTGAGGCTGAAGACGGACCTGGATGCCATCAGGGGGGACTTGGACCTGAGTCTGGCACTCTGGGAAACCAAAGAGAGCGAACTGTTGGACCTGCTGGCCAAAGTGGAAACCATGGAGATAGAGCAAGTGAACAAAAACGATGATGGAAAAGGAGAGGTGGGTGCAGGGGGCGCTGAGGCCGAGGCAGCTGGGTCCGCCGAGAAGAGCGGCTGCTGGGTGGAGCAGGCCCGAGGTCTGTCCAAGGCCTGTAACACAAACGACGAGGACTCGGACACGGGCCTGAGCTCCATGCACAGCCAGGACTCTGACAACCCACCTGTGTGCGAGTCACTGGTGTAG